The Scomber scombrus chromosome 5, fScoSco1.1, whole genome shotgun sequence genome window below encodes:
- the hic1 gene encoding hypermethylated in cancer 1 protein isoform X1: MIIKGDLDRMAEDIGHAGGGLKTMLDAMEVPSHARDLLLQLNSQRTKGFLCDVIIVVQNALFRAHKNILAASSLYLKSLVVHDNLINLDHEMVSPGVFRVILDYIYTGRLNDGDPTSPSEPNLGAVLAAASYLQLLDLVALCKKKLKRNGKYPPRPGPAFLPYAKMGPNSMGGRYRVSTPVIQSCPPGGIMNSHASRAAPLEELIPHRLAIHAGELYAPTQGSQVFPSVHPALPAQLGLHSALPDRNCSPNYGLDLSKKSPNSQSQHTPSQSHLANTHNNEERDGTLSGRTSPMQGTNGRAFPSEKMESTDQGGSLTPPPFPHLNQSLGPHLPHLHRSGSQGTDRYPCPPSPDTPTDGGEGGREMGNIYRWVKHEPLSYTAEDEDEDEDEDEGGENGDQHHNHHKTGEESEGGDDKSGSGTEETGSSEGRPSPTGPMGRFHMPYEPESFGDNLYVCIPCDKGFPSSEQLNAHVETHTEEELYGNSGGEMGNSNNSNTKNISGNTNGYGSINSTNSLNSLSHLETKSSQGLGAGGIGEMIRPYRCSSCEKSYKDPATLRQHEKTHWLTRPYPCSICGKKFTQRGTMTRHMRSHLGLKPFACDSCGMRFTRQYRLTEHMRIHSGEKPYECQVCGGKFAQQRNLISHMKMHSSGGTAGGLTSDGKLKLDFAEGIYPLNKFTAEHLGLKQEKANELLIQAQQQLVADAKAMESLYPLSKLASEHLGLTHDKMDVLGQSLPPPPQALSEGRTIDRYSPS, translated from the exons ATGATCATTAAGGGAGACTTAGATCGGATGGCAGAAGACATCGGGCATGCAG GTGGCGGACTGAAGACGATGCTGGATGCCATGGAAGTTCCAAGTCATGCTAGGgatctcctcctgcagctcaaTAGCCAGCGCACCAAGGGCTTCCTGTGTGATGTTATCATTGTGGTGCAGAACGCCCTCTTCAGAGCTCACAAGAACATTCTTGCTGCCAGCAGCCTTTACTTGAAGTCACTGGTGGTCCATGACAATCTCATCAACCTCGACCACGAGATGGTGAGTCCAGGGGTCTTCAGGGTCATTCTGGACTACATCTACACAGGCCGCCTTAATGATGGAGACCCCACTTCTCCCAGTGAACCCAATCTAGGGGCTGTTCTGGCAGCAGCCAGCTACCTACAGCTGCTCGACTTAGTGGCTTTGTGCAAAAAGAAGTTGAAAAGAAATGGCAAGTACCCTCCCCGCCCAGGTCCTGCGTTTCTGCCCTATGCAAAGATGGGGCCCAATAGTATGGGTGGCAGGTATAGGGTTTCTACTCCTGTCATTCAGTCCTGCCCTCCAGGAGGAATTATGAATAGCCATGCATCTCGGGCAGCACCACTAGAGGAGCTAATTCCCCATCGACTAGCCATCCATGCTGGGGAGCTGTATGCTCCCACCCAGGGCTCTCAGGTGTTCCCATCCGTGCACCCAGCTCTGCCTGCCCAGTTAGGCCTGCACTCAGCCCTTCCTGATAGGAACTGCTCCCCCAACTATGGCCTTGATCTCTCTAAGAAAAGTCCCAACTCCCAGTCTCAGCACACACCCTCTCAATCCCATCTGGCAAACACCCACAATAATGAGGAGCGAGACGGGACATTGAGCGGCCGTACCAGTCCCATGCAGGGAACGAATGGGAGGGCCTTCCCCTCAGAAAAAATGGAGTCAACAGACCAAGGAGGCTCCCTCACTCCCCCACCATTTCCCCATCTCAACCAGTCACTTGGCCCCCACCTCCCCCACCTGCATCGCTCAGGCTCCCAGGGAACAGACCGCTACCCATGCCCCCCTAGCCCTGACACCCCCACAGACGGTGGGGAGGGCGGCAGAGAGATGGGCAACATCTACCGCTGGGTGAAACATGAGCCACTGTCATACACAGctgaagatgaggatgaggacGAGGATGAGGACGAAGGGGGTGAAAATGGAGACCAGCACCACAACCACCACAAGACTGGGGAGGAGAGTGAGGGAGGCGATGACAAGAGTGGGTCAGGCACAGAGGAGACAGGCAGTAGTGAAGGCCGCCCATCTCCTACCGGACCAATGGGGAGGTTCCACATGCCGTATGAACCAGAGAGCTTTGGGGACAATCTGTATGTCTGCATTCCCTGTGACAAAGGCTTCCCAAGCTCTGAGCAGCTCAATGCACATGTGGAGACACACACCGAAGAAGAGCTATACGGCAACTCTGGTGGGGAGATGGGAAACAGCAATAACAGCAACACCAAAAACATCAGTGGTAATACAAACGGTTATGGGAGCATCAACAGCACCAATAGTTTGAACAGTCTGTCCCACCTTGAGACAAAGTCCAGCCAGGGCCTGGGTGCAGGGGGCATCGGGGAGATGATCCGACCCTATCGCTGTTCCAGCTGTGAGAAGTCCTACAAAGATCCAGCCACTCTGCGCCAGCATGAGAAAACCCACTGGCTGACACGGCCATACCCCTGCAGCATCTGTGGCAAGAAGTTCACACAGCGTGGTACCATGACGCGCCACATGCGGAGCCACCTGGGCCTTAAGCCTTTTGCTTGTGACTCCTGTGGCATGCGCTTCACTCGCCAGTACCGTCTTACCGAGCACATGCGCATCCACTCCGGGGAGAAGCCCTATGAATGTCAGGTGTGCGGAGGAAAGTTTGCCCAGCAGCGCAACCTCATCAGCCACATGAAGATGCACAGCAGTGGAGGGACTGCAGGAGGCCTGACCTCAGATGGGAAACTGAAGCTGGACTTTGCAGAGGGCATCTATCCTCTGAATAAATTCACAGCAGAGCATCTGGGGTTGAAGCAAGAGAAGGCCAATGAGCTTCTCATACAGGCCCAGCAGCAGCTGGTAGCTGATGCAAAGGCCATGGAGAGCCTCTACCCACTGTCCAAACTGGCATCGGAGCACCTGGGTCTCACCCACGACAAGATGGATGTCCTGGGCCAATCcctgccccctcccccacaGGCCCTCTCTGAAGGCCGCACCATCGACCGCTACTCACCCAGCTAA
- the hic1 gene encoding hypermethylated in cancer 1 protein isoform X2, whose product MQISVVAGGGLKTMLDAMEVPSHARDLLLQLNSQRTKGFLCDVIIVVQNALFRAHKNILAASSLYLKSLVVHDNLINLDHEMVSPGVFRVILDYIYTGRLNDGDPTSPSEPNLGAVLAAASYLQLLDLVALCKKKLKRNGKYPPRPGPAFLPYAKMGPNSMGGRYRVSTPVIQSCPPGGIMNSHASRAAPLEELIPHRLAIHAGELYAPTQGSQVFPSVHPALPAQLGLHSALPDRNCSPNYGLDLSKKSPNSQSQHTPSQSHLANTHNNEERDGTLSGRTSPMQGTNGRAFPSEKMESTDQGGSLTPPPFPHLNQSLGPHLPHLHRSGSQGTDRYPCPPSPDTPTDGGEGGREMGNIYRWVKHEPLSYTAEDEDEDEDEDEGGENGDQHHNHHKTGEESEGGDDKSGSGTEETGSSEGRPSPTGPMGRFHMPYEPESFGDNLYVCIPCDKGFPSSEQLNAHVETHTEEELYGNSGGEMGNSNNSNTKNISGNTNGYGSINSTNSLNSLSHLETKSSQGLGAGGIGEMIRPYRCSSCEKSYKDPATLRQHEKTHWLTRPYPCSICGKKFTQRGTMTRHMRSHLGLKPFACDSCGMRFTRQYRLTEHMRIHSGEKPYECQVCGGKFAQQRNLISHMKMHSSGGTAGGLTSDGKLKLDFAEGIYPLNKFTAEHLGLKQEKANELLIQAQQQLVADAKAMESLYPLSKLASEHLGLTHDKMDVLGQSLPPPPQALSEGRTIDRYSPS is encoded by the exons ATGCAG atatCTGTTGTTGCAGGTGGCGGACTGAAGACGATGCTGGATGCCATGGAAGTTCCAAGTCATGCTAGGgatctcctcctgcagctcaaTAGCCAGCGCACCAAGGGCTTCCTGTGTGATGTTATCATTGTGGTGCAGAACGCCCTCTTCAGAGCTCACAAGAACATTCTTGCTGCCAGCAGCCTTTACTTGAAGTCACTGGTGGTCCATGACAATCTCATCAACCTCGACCACGAGATGGTGAGTCCAGGGGTCTTCAGGGTCATTCTGGACTACATCTACACAGGCCGCCTTAATGATGGAGACCCCACTTCTCCCAGTGAACCCAATCTAGGGGCTGTTCTGGCAGCAGCCAGCTACCTACAGCTGCTCGACTTAGTGGCTTTGTGCAAAAAGAAGTTGAAAAGAAATGGCAAGTACCCTCCCCGCCCAGGTCCTGCGTTTCTGCCCTATGCAAAGATGGGGCCCAATAGTATGGGTGGCAGGTATAGGGTTTCTACTCCTGTCATTCAGTCCTGCCCTCCAGGAGGAATTATGAATAGCCATGCATCTCGGGCAGCACCACTAGAGGAGCTAATTCCCCATCGACTAGCCATCCATGCTGGGGAGCTGTATGCTCCCACCCAGGGCTCTCAGGTGTTCCCATCCGTGCACCCAGCTCTGCCTGCCCAGTTAGGCCTGCACTCAGCCCTTCCTGATAGGAACTGCTCCCCCAACTATGGCCTTGATCTCTCTAAGAAAAGTCCCAACTCCCAGTCTCAGCACACACCCTCTCAATCCCATCTGGCAAACACCCACAATAATGAGGAGCGAGACGGGACATTGAGCGGCCGTACCAGTCCCATGCAGGGAACGAATGGGAGGGCCTTCCCCTCAGAAAAAATGGAGTCAACAGACCAAGGAGGCTCCCTCACTCCCCCACCATTTCCCCATCTCAACCAGTCACTTGGCCCCCACCTCCCCCACCTGCATCGCTCAGGCTCCCAGGGAACAGACCGCTACCCATGCCCCCCTAGCCCTGACACCCCCACAGACGGTGGGGAGGGCGGCAGAGAGATGGGCAACATCTACCGCTGGGTGAAACATGAGCCACTGTCATACACAGctgaagatgaggatgaggacGAGGATGAGGACGAAGGGGGTGAAAATGGAGACCAGCACCACAACCACCACAAGACTGGGGAGGAGAGTGAGGGAGGCGATGACAAGAGTGGGTCAGGCACAGAGGAGACAGGCAGTAGTGAAGGCCGCCCATCTCCTACCGGACCAATGGGGAGGTTCCACATGCCGTATGAACCAGAGAGCTTTGGGGACAATCTGTATGTCTGCATTCCCTGTGACAAAGGCTTCCCAAGCTCTGAGCAGCTCAATGCACATGTGGAGACACACACCGAAGAAGAGCTATACGGCAACTCTGGTGGGGAGATGGGAAACAGCAATAACAGCAACACCAAAAACATCAGTGGTAATACAAACGGTTATGGGAGCATCAACAGCACCAATAGTTTGAACAGTCTGTCCCACCTTGAGACAAAGTCCAGCCAGGGCCTGGGTGCAGGGGGCATCGGGGAGATGATCCGACCCTATCGCTGTTCCAGCTGTGAGAAGTCCTACAAAGATCCAGCCACTCTGCGCCAGCATGAGAAAACCCACTGGCTGACACGGCCATACCCCTGCAGCATCTGTGGCAAGAAGTTCACACAGCGTGGTACCATGACGCGCCACATGCGGAGCCACCTGGGCCTTAAGCCTTTTGCTTGTGACTCCTGTGGCATGCGCTTCACTCGCCAGTACCGTCTTACCGAGCACATGCGCATCCACTCCGGGGAGAAGCCCTATGAATGTCAGGTGTGCGGAGGAAAGTTTGCCCAGCAGCGCAACCTCATCAGCCACATGAAGATGCACAGCAGTGGAGGGACTGCAGGAGGCCTGACCTCAGATGGGAAACTGAAGCTGGACTTTGCAGAGGGCATCTATCCTCTGAATAAATTCACAGCAGAGCATCTGGGGTTGAAGCAAGAGAAGGCCAATGAGCTTCTCATACAGGCCCAGCAGCAGCTGGTAGCTGATGCAAAGGCCATGGAGAGCCTCTACCCACTGTCCAAACTGGCATCGGAGCACCTGGGTCTCACCCACGACAAGATGGATGTCCTGGGCCAATCcctgccccctcccccacaGGCCCTCTCTGAAGGCCGCACCATCGACCGCTACTCACCCAGCTAA
- the hic1 gene encoding hypermethylated in cancer 1 protein isoform X3, which produces MLDAMEVPSHARDLLLQLNSQRTKGFLCDVIIVVQNALFRAHKNILAASSLYLKSLVVHDNLINLDHEMVSPGVFRVILDYIYTGRLNDGDPTSPSEPNLGAVLAAASYLQLLDLVALCKKKLKRNGKYPPRPGPAFLPYAKMGPNSMGGRYRVSTPVIQSCPPGGIMNSHASRAAPLEELIPHRLAIHAGELYAPTQGSQVFPSVHPALPAQLGLHSALPDRNCSPNYGLDLSKKSPNSQSQHTPSQSHLANTHNNEERDGTLSGRTSPMQGTNGRAFPSEKMESTDQGGSLTPPPFPHLNQSLGPHLPHLHRSGSQGTDRYPCPPSPDTPTDGGEGGREMGNIYRWVKHEPLSYTAEDEDEDEDEDEGGENGDQHHNHHKTGEESEGGDDKSGSGTEETGSSEGRPSPTGPMGRFHMPYEPESFGDNLYVCIPCDKGFPSSEQLNAHVETHTEEELYGNSGGEMGNSNNSNTKNISGNTNGYGSINSTNSLNSLSHLETKSSQGLGAGGIGEMIRPYRCSSCEKSYKDPATLRQHEKTHWLTRPYPCSICGKKFTQRGTMTRHMRSHLGLKPFACDSCGMRFTRQYRLTEHMRIHSGEKPYECQVCGGKFAQQRNLISHMKMHSSGGTAGGLTSDGKLKLDFAEGIYPLNKFTAEHLGLKQEKANELLIQAQQQLVADAKAMESLYPLSKLASEHLGLTHDKMDVLGQSLPPPPQALSEGRTIDRYSPS; this is translated from the coding sequence ATGCTGGATGCCATGGAAGTTCCAAGTCATGCTAGGgatctcctcctgcagctcaaTAGCCAGCGCACCAAGGGCTTCCTGTGTGATGTTATCATTGTGGTGCAGAACGCCCTCTTCAGAGCTCACAAGAACATTCTTGCTGCCAGCAGCCTTTACTTGAAGTCACTGGTGGTCCATGACAATCTCATCAACCTCGACCACGAGATGGTGAGTCCAGGGGTCTTCAGGGTCATTCTGGACTACATCTACACAGGCCGCCTTAATGATGGAGACCCCACTTCTCCCAGTGAACCCAATCTAGGGGCTGTTCTGGCAGCAGCCAGCTACCTACAGCTGCTCGACTTAGTGGCTTTGTGCAAAAAGAAGTTGAAAAGAAATGGCAAGTACCCTCCCCGCCCAGGTCCTGCGTTTCTGCCCTATGCAAAGATGGGGCCCAATAGTATGGGTGGCAGGTATAGGGTTTCTACTCCTGTCATTCAGTCCTGCCCTCCAGGAGGAATTATGAATAGCCATGCATCTCGGGCAGCACCACTAGAGGAGCTAATTCCCCATCGACTAGCCATCCATGCTGGGGAGCTGTATGCTCCCACCCAGGGCTCTCAGGTGTTCCCATCCGTGCACCCAGCTCTGCCTGCCCAGTTAGGCCTGCACTCAGCCCTTCCTGATAGGAACTGCTCCCCCAACTATGGCCTTGATCTCTCTAAGAAAAGTCCCAACTCCCAGTCTCAGCACACACCCTCTCAATCCCATCTGGCAAACACCCACAATAATGAGGAGCGAGACGGGACATTGAGCGGCCGTACCAGTCCCATGCAGGGAACGAATGGGAGGGCCTTCCCCTCAGAAAAAATGGAGTCAACAGACCAAGGAGGCTCCCTCACTCCCCCACCATTTCCCCATCTCAACCAGTCACTTGGCCCCCACCTCCCCCACCTGCATCGCTCAGGCTCCCAGGGAACAGACCGCTACCCATGCCCCCCTAGCCCTGACACCCCCACAGACGGTGGGGAGGGCGGCAGAGAGATGGGCAACATCTACCGCTGGGTGAAACATGAGCCACTGTCATACACAGctgaagatgaggatgaggacGAGGATGAGGACGAAGGGGGTGAAAATGGAGACCAGCACCACAACCACCACAAGACTGGGGAGGAGAGTGAGGGAGGCGATGACAAGAGTGGGTCAGGCACAGAGGAGACAGGCAGTAGTGAAGGCCGCCCATCTCCTACCGGACCAATGGGGAGGTTCCACATGCCGTATGAACCAGAGAGCTTTGGGGACAATCTGTATGTCTGCATTCCCTGTGACAAAGGCTTCCCAAGCTCTGAGCAGCTCAATGCACATGTGGAGACACACACCGAAGAAGAGCTATACGGCAACTCTGGTGGGGAGATGGGAAACAGCAATAACAGCAACACCAAAAACATCAGTGGTAATACAAACGGTTATGGGAGCATCAACAGCACCAATAGTTTGAACAGTCTGTCCCACCTTGAGACAAAGTCCAGCCAGGGCCTGGGTGCAGGGGGCATCGGGGAGATGATCCGACCCTATCGCTGTTCCAGCTGTGAGAAGTCCTACAAAGATCCAGCCACTCTGCGCCAGCATGAGAAAACCCACTGGCTGACACGGCCATACCCCTGCAGCATCTGTGGCAAGAAGTTCACACAGCGTGGTACCATGACGCGCCACATGCGGAGCCACCTGGGCCTTAAGCCTTTTGCTTGTGACTCCTGTGGCATGCGCTTCACTCGCCAGTACCGTCTTACCGAGCACATGCGCATCCACTCCGGGGAGAAGCCCTATGAATGTCAGGTGTGCGGAGGAAAGTTTGCCCAGCAGCGCAACCTCATCAGCCACATGAAGATGCACAGCAGTGGAGGGACTGCAGGAGGCCTGACCTCAGATGGGAAACTGAAGCTGGACTTTGCAGAGGGCATCTATCCTCTGAATAAATTCACAGCAGAGCATCTGGGGTTGAAGCAAGAGAAGGCCAATGAGCTTCTCATACAGGCCCAGCAGCAGCTGGTAGCTGATGCAAAGGCCATGGAGAGCCTCTACCCACTGTCCAAACTGGCATCGGAGCACCTGGGTCTCACCCACGACAAGATGGATGTCCTGGGCCAATCcctgccccctcccccacaGGCCCTCTCTGAAGGCCGCACCATCGACCGCTACTCACCCAGCTAA